The region CTCGTCTGCCCCAGCAAAACCCATGGTTCGTCGTCCACCGCGGGCGGCTCATCGGCCACCCTAAGCATCACGTACCAGGCGGTGTTGGACCGCTTGCGCCGTGCTTCTTGCAGTTTTTCGGGCCAGGTTTCGAGGGTTGCCGGCGCGCTGGGCGTCTCGCTATCCTGCAGCGGCTCCGAGCCGCTACCGATCACCAGCAGCGGATCCGGGGCACCGGTCTCATTTCGCACCTCGTTGAGCAGCCGGATCAGCACCTTGCCGACGGTCGCGTCGCCCAGATTGCGCAGCAGTAGCACCGGATAGCAGTCCTTGGGCACCCACTGCCAGCGCCACAACCTCCTGGTGTAGGACTCCGCTAGATCGGTCAGGAACGCGTGCACCAGGAGTTTCCGCACCTGTTCGGCGTTTTCCCAGCGCGATGGCGTGGTGATCAGGCGTCGCGCGAAGCTGGGGAAATCCGCCGATTCGCGAGGGGACAGGTAGTGCTGCCGCATGAACCAGCGGGCGACGCGGCCCCGGCGTACCCACCACGCGTAGTAGAGCGGGAAGAACGCCAGCGACAGCACGAAGAGGTACCAGGGCAGGCTCTGGGCGGCCGATTCCCAGATCGCGGCCTCGTGCTGCGACTGCTCCTTGGCCCGTCTGGGCCGGCGGCTGCTGAGGTATTCCCGCAGCAGTTGCCGGGTGTCCGAATGGGGGGCGTGGGTCAGGTTGGTCGGCGGCACGTTCTTCTTCAGCAGCCAGCTCAGCAGCGCGTACCGGCGGAAGCGCAATCGACCGATTCGCGGCCAGGCGTCGGCGTCGCGCAGCCTCAACGCCGCGTTGTCCAGGAGCTTGCGGATCTGCACGGACCGCTGCCGTTGGTTTTCGGCGGGTGTGCCGCCCACGTCCAGCGCCACGTGCGGCACGACGGTGCCGAGGTGACCGGAGAGCTGATCGATGAGCGCGTCGGCGTCGTTCTCGCGCAGCAGGTGAATGATCGGCTGATCCGGGATCTTTTCCACGCGGCGTCGTCGGATCCACCGTCGGCCGAGGCGCGATGGAAGCTGCGAGACCGGAATTCCCTGGCCCACCGATGCTTCCGTCATCCTTACCCCCGGTTATCGACTGATCATTCAACGCGACGTTACCTGTCGAGGAGCGGAATCCGCACGGAATTCAAGGGGGGCCGCTATGTAACTGCCGCTCGTTCGAAGGCGCTTGCGTCGTGCGGGTCGACCTAGAAGAACGTGCGCACCAAGTCGATCAAGTAGAAGCCATCGTCGTGGAGCAGGTATCCGCCACTGCGCAGCACCGGCACGACCGGGAGCCCGGTGGGCCACGGTTCGGTGAACGCTTCGGCGACCTGATCGAAGTACGCGCTGCCGCCGCACGTGACGAGCACTTCGTCCAGCCCGGAGAAATGGCCCGACTCGGCCAATTCCGCGACGAGCTTGCGCAACCGCCGCAGGTATCCGTCCACAGCGGAAAGAGCCTGCTCGCTGACGTCGTGCGCCACCGCGCCCTCGTATCCGCCGACCCCGACCAGCCGCAGCATCGGGTTTCGGAGCACGGCGTCGGCGACCTCGCTTGCCTCGGCGAGCGTTCGGGCTCCGGTTCGGGCGCCGTCGTTAGCGAGCTCGACCAGCACGTCGACCGGACGGGACGCGCCGTGCCGGGCCAATGCCTCGGCCATCAGGTGCGCCCCGCGCACCGAGTCCACGAAGCAGCCGAACCAGAACTCGGGGTCGGCATTGAGCTCGTCGGCCAGCCACGCCAGGCCGTTGGGGTCCAGCAGCTGGTTGGCGAGCAAGATCCGGTCGACCCCGAACGCGCGGTACACCCGCAGTTGACTAGCTACGTACCATCAGCGACGCGGCGCGTCAACGGACGGAGTGGTCGGTGAGCCAGAGCTTGGAACGCGGTCTGACCTTGCTGACCGCGCTGGCCAGCGGGCCGCAAGCACTCGACCAGCTCGCCCAACGCCTGGGCGTGCACAAATCCACTGCCATGCGACTGTTGCGCACGCTCGAAGCGGGCCGCTTCGTGCGTCGCGAGGACGTGCACCACTACCGCCTCGGCAGCACCCTGTTCGACCTGGCCCACCGAGCACTGGAGGACCTGGACGTGCGCGGCGTGGCCCGGCCGTACCTGGTCGAACTGGGGGAGACCGGCGGCCACACGGTGCACCTGGCGACCCTCGACGACGATCAGGTCGTCTACATCGACAAGGTCGACAGCAAGCACCCGGTGCGGATGTACTCCCGGATCGGCCGCCGCGCGCCGGTGCATTGCACGGCCGTGGGCAAGGCGCTGGTGGCCGAATGGCCGGTGCATAAGCGTCGCCGATTCGCCGGACAGCTCAACTACCCGAGGTTCACCGCCGGCACGATCGACTCGGCCGAGCGGTTCCTGGCCGAGTTGGACCGGGTGCGGGCCCAGGGCTACGCGGTCGACCGCGGCGAGCACGAGGATTTCATCCACTGCGTCGGAGCACCGATCCACAACCATCGCGGCGAAGTCGTCGCGGCCGTGTCGCTTTCGGTGCCCAAGGTAGTGCTGGACTTTGACGGACTGCTCGGTCTTCTCGATGACGTGCTGCGCGCCGCCGGCAAGGTTTCCGCCGAACTCGGCTGGCGGCGGGGCGATGTCAATGGAACTCAACCTGCCGATTTTGCATTGAAGTCGCCATAGCACCGGACGGGGCAGGCTGGCGCTTGTGCGTGGTCGTGCGGGGCCTTTCGGCCGTGCCGACCGGGACGCGAAGCGCGGATTCTGGCATCGAAGTCCGTTTCGATGCGCTTTCGGGGGCTGATATGGGTGTGCCCGGTGTTCCGCAATGGCATCTGACGGGCACCTGGTTCGACGCCTGCAAGTGCGCAATCCCGTGTCCGTGCTCCTTCGCGCAGCCGCCCACCTACGGCGACTGCGACGGCGTCCTGTTGTGGCACATCCGGACCGGCAATTACGGCGACACCAAGCTCGACCGCCTCAACGTGGCGATGCTGGCCTCCTTCACCGGCAACCTCTGGACCGGCGAGCACCGCGATCCGCGCGCCGCGGTGTTCTTGGATGAACGCGCCGACGAAGCGCAGCGCGACGCGCTGCAGATGATCTTCGGCGGCAGGGCCGGTGGCTGGCCGCAGCAACTCGGCGAGATCTTCGGGCCGGAGATCGTGGGCATGGAGACCAGCCCGATCGAGGCCACCATCGCCGACGACCTGGCCACCTGGAGCGTCTGGATTCCCGGCTACGCGGAAGCGACCGTCGAAGCGCTCACTGGTCCCACGGCCGCCAAGGACACCCGCGTCCAAGTGCACAACTTGCCCGGCGCGGAGGTCGGCCCCGGCCAGCCGCCGGCGACCTGGGGGCGAGCGACCCTCGACCGGGCCAACGGGTTCGGCTTCCGCTGGGAACGTGTCGGCAACTCCAGCAAGCTCATCCCGTTCGACTGGACCGGGCCGGACACCGCATGACTCACACCGCCGCGCAGCGCGGCATTCCACCCCTCCGCACGTGGTCGCGGGTGGAGTTCGCACTGGCCGGCGCGCTACTCGTGCTCGCCGCGCTGGCCTGGCTGGGCACCGGACTCGCGGCGATGCCCGGCATGACCACCGGCATCCTCACTGGCATTTCCGGCACTGCGGGCATGGCGGGAATGCCGGGCGAGTCGCTGTCGATCGCCGCGTTCCTGCTGGTCTGGCTCGTGATGATGGCGGCGATGATGCTGCCTGGCATCACGCCGTTCACCGTCGGCATGCGTCGGCTGGTGCGGGTGCGCCACGCCCGACGCGGCACCGTGGCCGCCCTGACCACCGGCTACCTGGTCGTCTGGGCCGCCACCGGGGTGCTCGCGTACCAGGTTCTGCGGGCGTTCGATGCGGTCGCCATGACCGGCGGAACCGTCCCCGTCCGGGTCGGTGCCGGCGTGCTCATCGGCGCGGGCCTGTACCAGTTCACCCCGCTGAAGCACTGGTGCGTGGTGCACTGCCGATCACCATTGGCCGTGCTCATGCGGCACGGCGATACCGTGGTCCGCAGCCGCACCGGAGCGCTGTGGGTCGGCGTGCACCACGGCGGCTACTGCTTCGGCTGCTGCTGGGCACTGACGGTCGTGCTGATCGCCGCCGGCGCGATGAATCTGGTGTGGATGGCCGCGCTGGCGGCGCTGACCACGCTGGAAAAGGCGGCGCCGCGCGGTCAGGTGATCGGCCTCGTGCTGGGGGCAGTGCTGGTCGGCCTCGGTATCTTCCTGCTCCTCGCACCCGGCACGGTGGCGGCCTGAACCGCTCTTGCCGCGCGGACTGGCCCGAGTCAGTAAACCGGGCCGGTGTACTTCTCACCCGGACCCTGACCAGGGGCATCCGGATGGGTCGAGGCTTCGCGGAACGCGCGTTGCAGCGTCTGCAGGCCGTCGCGAACCGGGCCCGCGTGCGGCCCGAGGTATTCGACCGAGGCGGTGACCAACCCGGCCAGCGCGGTGATCAGCCGGCGCGCCTCGTCCAGGTCGCGCTCCGCGGCGGTGTCGGGATCCTCGGCGGCTAGCCCGAGCTTCTCCGCTGCCGCGGACATCAGCATGACCGCAGCTCG is a window of Saccharopolyspora phatthalungensis DNA encoding:
- a CDS encoding DUF1844 domain-containing protein; this encodes MPGEPAHDADIHFNVRELADVPSVEVISRAAVMLMSAAAEKLGLAAEDPDTAAERDLDEARRLITALAGLVTASVEYLGPHAGPVRDGLQTLQRAFREASTHPDAPGQGPGEKYTGPVY
- a CDS encoding IclR family transcriptional regulator, with product MSQSLERGLTLLTALASGPQALDQLAQRLGVHKSTAMRLLRTLEAGRFVRREDVHHYRLGSTLFDLAHRALEDLDVRGVARPYLVELGETGGHTVHLATLDDDQVVYIDKVDSKHPVRMYSRIGRRAPVHCTAVGKALVAEWPVHKRRRFAGQLNYPRFTAGTIDSAERFLAELDRVRAQGYAVDRGEHEDFIHCVGAPIHNHRGEVVAAVSLSVPKVVLDFDGLLGLLDDVLRAAGKVSAELGWRRGDVNGTQPADFALKSP
- a CDS encoding DUF1326 domain-containing protein, giving the protein MGVPGVPQWHLTGTWFDACKCAIPCPCSFAQPPTYGDCDGVLLWHIRTGNYGDTKLDRLNVAMLASFTGNLWTGEHRDPRAAVFLDERADEAQRDALQMIFGGRAGGWPQQLGEIFGPEIVGMETSPIEATIADDLATWSVWIPGYAEATVEALTGPTAAKDTRVQVHNLPGAEVGPGQPPATWGRATLDRANGFGFRWERVGNSSKLIPFDWTGPDTA
- a CDS encoding DUF2182 domain-containing protein, which encodes MTHTAAQRGIPPLRTWSRVEFALAGALLVLAALAWLGTGLAAMPGMTTGILTGISGTAGMAGMPGESLSIAAFLLVWLVMMAAMMLPGITPFTVGMRRLVRVRHARRGTVAALTTGYLVVWAATGVLAYQVLRAFDAVAMTGGTVPVRVGAGVLIGAGLYQFTPLKHWCVVHCRSPLAVLMRHGDTVVRSRTGALWVGVHHGGYCFGCCWALTVVLIAAGAMNLVWMAALAALTTLEKAAPRGQVIGLVLGAVLVGLGIFLLLAPGTVAA